The DNA segment GCTCCGAGAGACCGTTGTCCGCCGCCAGCATCTCATCCTCCATGACCCGCGACGCTAAATCTCCAGTGCGCGCGCTCGCTGTCGCTTCGGGTGACGTCGAGTCCGGCGCTGACGGATTAAAGCGCTGCGCTCTCGTGCTGTCTCTCTGTCGCTTTCACGGTGTCTCGGTGTCTCGCCGCGCGTCTCAAAACACTTCCAACTGTGAGTGAGGTGACTTTACTGACACGCTGCTGCTCCAATCCCCTGGCGAGAATAACGCGCTTCTACCAACGGGGAAACACTGGCGGGACCGGCGCGCGCCCTGCGGGGCATCTGCACCGAAAAGTGGGAGTGTCAACGATAGAGCAGCGTTAGCTTCCATTAACGCACACGGAAGCCGGCCATGTTTGTCATGTAGCCTTTTGACTTGTGCCTAGAAGACAAtaaagctgaacacacacacacacacacacacacacacacacacacacacacacacacacacacacacacacacacacacacacacagagagagagagagagagagaaacactccTTTAGTCAACTAGAAAAGTAATAGATCATAGATGCCGAATTCTAAATAGAACCAATTACTCAACAAcctctatttttatattaacataAAAGCTCTATATTTGTTCTTATAGTACTTTGGTATACATCAGGGACACTTGGTTATTTTAGTGCCATTTGTATGAAGGCTTTCTTCCCAGGATGAACACTATGTGTTACTATATGAGATAAGAACAAGTAATTCAACATAAATAAGGTTTTCAGTAAACACGTAAAATGTAAAACCCTTAATGGCTCTTCAGTTGTCCCTGTGGGAGAAAGATCATCAGTTTTCTGATCAGAAATTAGACCAATTTCACTTTTTATTGGATGCTAAGAACCTTTAATCGTCCAATAATCCCATAAAGAACCTGGTAGCCAAAATGGTACGATGATGGATACATATTTGGTACCTTTAGTGTGTATATTTCTATCTTTAAATAATCTAAAGATAATAGTAATTAAAGGACATAACTGTACTTCAAAAAGTTTTACAAAAGCTTTAGCTACCATAAAAAAGCATGGGTTTATGTATTACCTGGTTAAACATGTGCTACAGACTCCAAATTATTATCCATTATTCTCTTTAATACCCAGAATATatcaatacattttcatttaagaTTCCCCCACTAAATCATGGTTGGATTAAACTCATGTTAAGAGTATATATTTCTAAGATTGTATAAGTATAGCGATAATAATAAGGAATTGGGGATTTAAGAGAACATTGCATTAAGGTTATATTTTGAATGGTTCCCTCTCTGTTACCCAATAAATTACGCGCCACCGGCGAGTGCAGAGTCTCTTTTTGAGCCTCTAAGTGTAATAACTGAAAAGGACAGCAGAGGGCGACACTCAAGCATTGTTTATGTCCCTGTTTGCAGGTGATTAGGAAGAAAAGTACACCTGTCCATTCATGCAggtatctaatcagccaatcatgtggcagcagcacaaggcatataatcatgcagatacagttcAAGCGTTTCAGTTCATTTTTACATCAAAGATCAGAACGAGGGAAATGTGTGGTCTCTGTGGCTTTAATTGTGGTATGGTTAtgaaaactgcatgttgtttgGGAATGTACATGATACTTTTATGCTTATTAAACTAGCTTAGACCAAATTTATTGAATGTCCCAATTAACCTGAATTTACCTTAAAAAGATGtgaatgtaatatatatttcaacTTCTatctttttgtattattattattatttatttatttatttatttattgcctaCTGCATTCGTATGTTTCCATGGGAACGCTATATATTATAATGCTCGGTTGAGGGTTCCACCtcagtgaaaaagaagagataCCTTTTTTGTATTAGACAAACTTTTTTCAGTGTGTATATAAGGTGCTGTATATAATGATCCTTTGTAGTTATGGGACGTGTTCAGTTCAACTATTTGAAGCATACCGGGTTGAACCGGGATTAACATACCAATCTTCACCCCATTTGCGTTCATTATTGGCACAAGTGACGTCATGGCACGTCAGTCCACGCAGCTGCGCGCGCCCCAGAAACAAAACTCACCCAAAACTCCATAACAATAGAGTGAGCAGAGAGTGAAGCATGGGCGCGCTCTTAAAGCTAAGCTAGAGTCACaaacttagagagagagagagagagagagagagagagagagagagagagagagagagagagagagagatcgagatcCCAAGGCACCACGTTTACTTCAAACTCGGACTTTTTTGGCTCATGTGTGTTGATTGGACGAGCAGTGAAACTGTCAAACTGCGTGGATGGATTGAACAGTTTAAAGAGTTTTTAATGACCGAAAGTATCTGTGTTTATTTCCAGCCATTCGGAAGTCCTCTAACTGGATAACTGAATATGACAACATCATTTGTTTTAGTGACTGAAGAAAAACGCTACAGTTACTCCAGGTCTCGGGATGTTAACTAACCCGGAGACAGGAGTGGATTATACTCCATAATATCTGCTGTaaactgtaatacacacaggaGCAGCATCGGACGCGCGTAAAAGAGATAAAGTGAATGGTCTGTGAGGCATGGCGCGCTGGGTAAGCTGTCTCTTTCTGGGTTATCTCACATGGCACTTGTACGTCCTCGATGTACGGGGAGAGTACTGTCACGGCTGGCTGGACAACAGCGGAAACTATCATGAAGGCTTCCAATGTCCGGAGCACTTGGACACTGCGGACGCGGCGGTTTGTTGCGGGAGCTGCGCGCTGCGGTACTGTTGTGCTGCCACGGACGCGCGCCTGGACCAGGGCAGCTGCACCAACCACCGGGACAACGAATACACCGAATACACACCACgtaagacacacagacacacacctgggTCATGCACTGCAGAGTGACGAACCACGACATGAACATCGAAAACGTAACTGTTCAGGGATTTAAACATGCAATCGTACTAAAAGAATAAACCAAATGAACACGGTTTAAACACCGATACAGAGAGTTGTCTGGTTTAAGGTGATCTGATCTTGTCTAATCTGATCAAAGCTCTGCAGGGATATAGACAGTCTCAAAAGCACACAGTTAAGTGTATTTCAGCactgacattaaataaaccGCAATATTTACATGCAATATGTTGCACAATTTATGAAtcgataataataacaaataatagtaatgataataatagCTGGTGTTTAAGTCTAGACCTCCCATAATTACATATTACAGTCTACACATTAATTTTAACATTAATAACTAggcaaaaaaactttttgatgAATTGCAGTATTTTCCTCCTTTTAATTTCCTTCCAGATTTACAAGAAAATAGCAACAATAATTCACACACCAGAGGATTTCATACCTCTTTAGTACAAAGGGTGTTAATCAGAATATATTGTAGGGGTTGAACAAATATTTACTGTGTCTCACTTCAATACTGTCGGAAACGCAGCGGCTCTGCGGCGCCACGATTAAAGCCTGTGATTTCACTTCCATCGCAGGAGATATAAGGATGAGCGATTCTGGAGACTTGATCAGATTGTGCATAGAGGCACCTGATTTAATGCGTAGGGCATTTAGGAGATTTAAAGAGTAGGGCAGAGACTCGGGTGAATCCGATTTCCAAACTcgcttgcttgtgtgtgtgtgtgtgtgtgtgtgtgtgtgtgtgtgtctgtctctctctctctcactctttctctcacacacacacgggtgagagatagagagcgagtgaatgagtgagagggagagtgagtgattgagagagagagtgagtgattgagagtgaatgagtgagagagagagagagagagagagagagagagagggagacccacacacacagagagacacagagagagagagagagagagagagagagagagagagagagagagagagagagagagagagagagcggataTTAACCTGTTCTCACATAAATCTTACAAAAATTTGGGACATACAATGTCCAAATACGAAGACAGTATGGTCTCAGAAGGCTGTTGTATAATTGGCTACTTGTGtcataactttatttaaaaagagaaaaaagtgtaTGTCAAAGTTTAATTACTCCTGAGAAGACAGCCACGATCTGCAAGACCAGCGCCTGCCTTCACTATGAGCACCAAAAACACAAACTCTAATGTTTGATTAAATGAATAAGATCTATATAGAAGCACGGTCACTGTCACAACCCCCATAACATCTACAATGCAAAGTTAAGTTCCAAAGCTGTAACCTCAGACTGCAAACTGATGCTGTTACATAAACATGTCCTGAGGCAGaggaagaaaatattttgtttgtgttgctctGTCATCGTCAGTAAAAGTACCCATCTGATGTCTAAAACCAGACCTTCCCCTAATACAAGAGCACATATTTCAGGAAAACACCTAATACATGAGTGAATAATTTACTTCATGTTCTTTCAATAGTTGACAGAATTTAAAACCAGTGATAAGCACGAGATAAAATgctataaaacaagaaaatatacatgtctgaatattttatgaattcattaattaaacaaaagtaCCTTAACATAATCACATAATTATCTACATCaccatccatcaatctgtttgtTAAAATGTTCTCTGGGTAGTTGAGGGTTGTTCTTTGTTGTGTTCTACCAGTCAGTTGCCTAGATTTATCTTCTGTCTAAGACAAGGTTTATCTACACAATACATTTCCCATGAAGTCTGACCATTCATGCATAACCCTCTCACCCCCCACCCCTTCTGCTCCTCCTCCAGAACCTATCTACATGCCCTTCCTGATGGTAGGCTCCATTTTTGTGGCGTTTGTGGTCATTGGCTCACTGGTGGCTGTGTACTGTTGCACGTGTTTACGGCCCAAACAGCCCACACAGCAACCGATCCGCTTCTCCCTGCGTAGCTACCAGGGTGAGACCATCCCCATGATCCTGACTGCAGGGGCGGCACCCACCAGCCTGCGAACACCGTCGCGTCAGTCCAGCACTGCTACCACCAGCTCCAGCAGTGCTGGTGGGGGCAGCTCGCTGCGTCGCTTTTCTCTGAGCAGATCAGATGGTTTGGGACTCCAGCAGCCTCCACAGCAGCTCCTGCTGGCTTCAGCTTCATCCATTTCCACACCAGTGTCCCTGGCACCAGCTCAAACCTTACtgcctcctccacctccacctccataCTCATCTCCACAGTGTCTGCAGGGCAGCGGCTCgtttgtgcacacacaccaacacggCCACCATCAGAGCCTCCACACTGCCCAGAGCTCCAACCTCCTCCTGTCACAGCAGTACTTCTTCCCTCTGCAGCCAGAGCCGTTTGGTGGGAGTAAAGGCTTTGCTGATTTCAGTCAGAGCTGATTTGGAGCTCAGGACACTGGAGCTGCTGTTAACTTGTGCGACACACACTCGAACTCACTCTCTAGCCTGAACTGGAATACAACACGCAGTGATgcgtctctggaaaaaaaaccatCATGTCAGGCTTTGTGTTgacatgttttgtgtttagCTGAAGAGCTGCTAAAACTGGCAGGAATGAGACAGGCACATAACTACAGAGGAAAGCACAATAATTTGGGCTGGAACTCATACTGGAGAAAGCACACAGGCCCCCATTTGCACCtcttaataaattatattcaaGATCTGCACTTTCAATgcgttttatataaatatttctcgGTCTCTGGATGTGTGATAAAAACACAGGACACTCAAGGAAACGACTGTGAGAACAAAGATATGCTTAGAAGAATTATTCTGGACTACTTGGTTCTCATTCACtgcattaaaacaaagcaaaccaGGGAttaaatgaatctttttttgacaatcaacaaaatgtttaaagctTACTAGCTAAAGAGTGCCaggtgtgtaaaagtgtaaaagtgtgtttACCTTCATAGAACAAGATGAAAATACGTAGTATGTCCACATTGTTTGTCAGCACACTATGTAGTGAACGAACAGCTTCCAACATCGAGCCATATTTCTTAACATTCCTTACTCCTCTTTCTCAACTACAACAGAGTTAAGACAGTTGCCTCTGGGACCGTTTTTCTTTTcaactgtttgtttttccatgATCTGGTTTAGGTTTTGTATTACATTTAGCATAATTCATAGAAAGCTGAATAATTGCCCATAATCGCCCTGGTTTCAGGTTACTTTAACAGCTACACGCTCGCTGCTAGATTTGTGGTCAGAGCAGTACTGAGAACTCACATTACTGAAATATCGGACCAACCGGAGCAGCGCGTCGTGGTGAAGAACGTTCAAGGACGAGAACCGTGCTAAAGCTCTGTTcggctgtttattttattttttaaaaaagtgcagattaaaatgtcacattacaaaaaaaattgctgtaataaagtaataacttgagtttgctgtaataaaataagttttatttgaatgtgGGAACGGACATATGATCTGTCCTTGGTAGAATCTGTGATTATTTTTAGAAAAGACAGAGGAAGGCTGTGGTTTCTCTGATCAACACTGTACATTACTAATGCAAGGTGCTTTATTCCATGGACAAATTAATAAACACGGGCCACCAAGACTGATGCTTTCACTGTAATAATATTTACTGATTTATACCGGAGGCTTCCAGAAAGAATAAACTGTTTTCCCAGAAAATCTTAATCTAGTCGTCATAGATAACATCTATTTAATACATGTGAAGTGGGTTGATGGATTCTGGGATCTTCTCCACCTTTTCCTGTTTAGTTTCCAACagctgtgtgcatgtctgtctgggCAATTTATAACGATTCAACTTCCTTAATTACAGTATTAAATTATTcacccacacaccaacacacaccagtgaGTCTTTAGTGCAGAGGTAAAGCTCTTAAAATGTGCGTAATGAGCGTGATCTGGGAAAGGAAGCCAAGGAAAtgttagaaaatatttttaacatgcGATATACGAACTGGTTGAAGTTTTCTGTGTATCCCGAAGAGTCGGCACTAAACGAAGGAACAGAGAAAATTAAGGCCAAAATGCAGTCAATATGATTGAAACCCATTGACGCTCGCAAACAGGTTAATTATGTTCCAGGCTGAGGACTGGAGACGAAGCAGGCAGAAACGTCCTGCTAAACAACACAGAGGGGCAAATAAACCAAGAGGCTGAGCGACACGGTTCCCAGTGCCTTAAACTACAACCTGGAGTCTGCATGACTGCCccatattttattactttacagTCTTCATGAGTGATAAACACAACGTCTACTGATGCAGTGTTTATTGATATAATGTAGGACTTTAATACATGAAATAATTTACTGGCTTGAACGATTCGGTGGATTTACACTGGTCTAGACAGGAAACAGTCCAGGGGAACGCAACACTGAAACATGCTGCTGTATATTAGTGTGGGAATTAAtgctaaatattatatttatgttgaAAATGTGGTTCTTTTCTGTTTCTGGAAAAACTCCAGTTTTATACAAATTCCGTTACATTTCTGAGGCAAATCTCAAGACAAAGCAGTGAAAATATACACAGTTGGGAAACCACACAGATATCGAGTTCAGTTATTCAAGTTCAAAGTGAAGGACATCAGTATTAATGAcagaaaagcttttttatttcagtgttcatgttgtaaagtttatttctttagtcTGTTATGGCAGTTAGACGacagaacatttaaaattttgcaGTCCCAACATGCTGAACAATCATTAAACAATGAAGacataaaataaagagaaaaaaaaaacaaccaaaaggttaatacaaacttttttttttttcatttaaagagTGTTTTCTTCATTAAACTGACCGACAGTAGAAGGAGAATCAGTGTACGACTAACATTTATTCCAGTCATGCAGTCCACCACGTCCACAGACATCGGTTTTGTTAAAGTCCGGCTCTGTTCCTGTTTGAAATCTCAGTACTCCGTTCAGCGAGAGCCAGCCGTGACTGGCCACCGAAAAAACAACTCACCAAATTCAGAGGTAAGAAGACAAATGCACTGTAGCTTTATTTTACAATAGCTGCAAAGGAACAGCTGAAATTCCTGTTTAGAGAAGAGATCCGCTGTGagcttttaaataaaagtgcGTACAAACAGATACATAATACTGGAAATAATACTCAAGATCACAAAGactctccagcactggagacATTAACAGTGCAGTGTGCAACATCATCTGTCAGGCTTTAGTTAGGCATCACTGACAAGTACCCCTCTCctcactctacacacacacacacacacacggccatgCAGCAGCACATAACTCACTGATTATACCTGGAGTCGTGCAGACGAGGAGCGAGCAGCATCACACACAGGAAAGACACAGACATgggagtttctctctctcacatacacacacacacactttaaactcCCTTAAAGTAATAGCAGTTATTCTCCCAGGGTTAATTTAAAACAGACATGCTTAacaacaggtacacacacacacacacacacacacacacactttcaagcatacccatacacacacatgcacatgcggatgagacacaaaatacacacaaacatcgAACCTGCTCTCCCACAGGGAGAAGAGAACTAGTGCACAAACTGGACCgtaaaagaagagagaaacaaGCCGTAATGATGTTAACAGGACACTTCAATCAAATCACAGGGATATCAGACTCATCTTCCAGAAGACTGACGACAAAACAGAAGAATGATGACTCGTTTACAAAGCGGATCGATCCAAAAAAGTTGTACTTGTccaatataaaaatacaaattcacAAAATAACTATAGACACAAagaggttgtttttttcctttttcttttctgtagtaGTGGGTGCACCTCTAAGCTGAGTCGTCGTGACTTCCCCAGAAGCGAATGGCACTTCAGTTTTGTGGGATCATCTTGCCATTTATCCAAAGTCTAACATTTGGATCATCTAAAATACTTTCAGATCTGACTGAAAACAGACTCGACACGCTGCTCATAAGAGCCTCTCCATTCTAATTGATCAGCCAGACGCTGCAGAGACAACAGCAGCTTCACGGGTTACGGGATTACAAATTCTACCTAGCTACAGGATCTGAAATAGTCTCTAACAGGGGACTAAAAAGTTCCTATTAGGCACATTAGTGATTTGCAGCTGTGTGCCATGTGGAATGCAGTAACAGATTCAggcacaaaaagacaaaaacaaaacaaaacaactgaatcaggcacaaaacaacaaattatttaaaacaaaaataaaaaaaataaaaatgaaggaaaTGAGAGCAAGCAAGTCTTTTCAGGTGTGCAGTGTTAAAATCAGTGAAGAGGAGAAATTATAAATATGATGGGACGATACATCTTCCATTTTGATCGTAGGACTGTATTCTTTGGCAATTTCCACTTCTAGATCTGATCCAGGGATTATGTAGAGCAACAGGAGAGAGGCTAAGACACCATCACTGATTAGAGAAACAGTCAAAGACCACTAAGAGAAAGggttaacaccatcatcccaccAGATTACTTTTGGCTTTAACTACAGAAGTGTGAATGTCAGAGAAGAGAACATGTTGGTGTATCTGCAGGGTCCCAGATGTTTGTGGGTCATTAACACTGCAGTCCAGCGTACAACAACACTTGGCTGGACAAGCTGCACTGTGACAACTTCAAAACTATTGATTAATTTTGTtccttgctttgttttttttttattttgtattttattttttatttcgtAATATTCCCTTCCAAAGTACTGACCTCTTGCTCTGTCCTACTCGGTTCCAGCAAGAGAGCTGGACAAAAACAACCTGACAGGCCCTAACTTCTGTCAGCTTCAAAAGGTTGACTGACGGCTGAGGGGCCGGGCCGAAGGGGCCGGATCTCACCACTCGTTGGTCCGCTGCTTGGTCGTGTCATAGGCCCTGATGACCTCGGATTGGGAGACCACTCCGTTCTCATCCTGAGAGAAGGCGTAACCGTCTGCAGGAAGAGATCACAGAGAAAACAAATCAGACAACACAGGACAAATGTACATATAAAGGGATGAgcaatatgacaaaatatattacagtaatatctgtggaagacaaaaaaaaaaaacccttgtgttttgttattaaaaaagcCATACCACGTTTATAGACACTAAGAAGAACAATGATGCcaccagtaaaaaaaacaaaaaaccccccaaaaacaTCCAGTAAGTTGAACTTAACTGTGGAGCATTATAAAAAGTATACTACAATATCAAATGTCATATTGCTCTGTTTGTTAGATGGTTTGTGTTTGCTAAACGATGATTTTGATGTCAGGTAAAAGACCTGGCTTTCAGTCTGACCCACAGTACTGCTCTAGACGTCTCTGTCACAGCATGTTAGAATTACAATAGCTTACTGAAAACCTCTGTGTGCTAAGGAGTGACCTGCTGTTTCACCATGCTGTGTGATTCGGAAGCTCAGAATATAGATACACTATATCCTTGACTGCACTGCACACCAGGGTTAACCTTTGACCCCGACTCACCTTTACGTCTCAACCGACTCTGCCTCTACCTGCCGACCTGGAGGCGCATGCAAGAGGCCGAAGAGaacagtgcattgtgggaatgACAATGGGACATGGAAATAATTAGATGAGACTCTGATAGCCATCTGCTAACAGAGCTATACagcactacacaaacacacacacacacaaacacacacacacacacagtcgcatGCAGGTGGGGAAGTGGTAAAGCCACGTTTACTGCGGGGTTCCTAAAGCTAATTAAGATTGAGGTGTGATTTTAGGGTAAATGGCATGCAAAATTAGACTAGGACCGAGCGTCTCTCATCCCCACCTAaagacaaacaacaacaaaaaaaataataatatcgTGAGCAAATAATCAGAGCAAAAACAACAGAACGCAAACGCAAATGGAATTGGAGGAAGCGTGCGTCAAGTCGAGCTCTACACAGGTAGGTATGTTAGCAATTAATGCTGTGAggcatgtcagtgtgtgtgaaagcctTATGAGATCAAATATCCTGTGACAGGCATTACCACCAAGTGCTGAGGCTGTTCTCCAGTGAGTTGACTAAAAACAACAATTCTGTCCCATTACTCCCTCATCTAGTCAAACGTCTAATGGTCGAGAGCAACCATGTGAGCACCAGCTGCATCCTGGCTCTGATGTTAATGTTATGTCTAGTGGACACTTACACAACAGCGCTGTGTCCTGCTCACACTGGTGTGTCACAGTAAATTGGCCTCGAATCCTCTGATCGTCTTAGCGACAAAAAGAGACACGATTGCAAAAGGTCTATCTGTTGTTCCTgtcctcacaaaaaaaaaaaaaaggattggtTTGGTGGACATGCAGCAGGCAATGTCTGTTCTGCTAAGATAACGGGAGGTGGACTGTTTGGTACAGTACATGGTTGTGATATTCCTAAAGGCAGTCGTGCTTCAGTGGTGTGTGCCTGGGTGTAAGTAAGTGTGCACCTGCATTCTGATGGTGGGGATGGgaagagtagtgtgtgtgtgtctagcaggtggtctgagtgtgtgtggtatgtgtgtgtgggaggtggAGCGAAGGTGTTTCTCTGACGTACGGAGTAGGTTCTGCTGCACGGAGTCAGAGCGGTACAGGCTGACTGTGCTCTTCTTAAACACGTTCTTCAGTAGTTGAGCCCTCTCGGTCAGACtggacgcagacacacacacacacacacacacaaacaaaggaggagagaaagagaaagagaaagtgaagtGTGAGATGTAGACATCATTTAAAAGTCTGTCCCACACGGTTGAAATCTCTCCCCTGTGGCAGAACCACGAGTAGGAGAGACACAAGACGGTGTGTGTAAGATTTACACACCAAAACCCTTAACAGAGCTGTGAGTGTGTTCTAACTCTGGCGTGCTGAGACGGGAGTGGAGCCAGCAGGATGATTCAGACGGAGCTCAGATCCCTGCTGCACCACTCGCACATTTTCATTAATGCTGCCTGTACCTACTACGGTTTACAGAtgataaagtggacagtgaaaGAAAGTGCAGCTTGTAGCAGAAATACTGGGGCTTATTTTACACCGAGAGCAGAGACTTCCAGATATTATTGTACTCTTCATCGAACCGTGCAGCTCACGTTACTGTGATTCTTTACATTCAGGCAGATGCTGACAAGGTTGGTCAGGGCtgattctgtctctgtgtgtctcttacCTCTTCCCATGAACCACTGCTCCAGGGTCCTTTGAAAGAGCCTCTAGCTCCTGAACCTCATCCACCAGGGTCTTGAAGCATGCCTTTTTTatactgagacacagagagagagagagagagagagagagagagagagagagagagagagagagagagagaggtcaaaACTGATCACTTTTTTGGATATTAATCAAAGAACAATTATGTCTTCACTCTACGCTTACTGTCTTTCCAAATGTGACAGTACAGTCATGTTAGTGTTAAATGATGGTCAAAGAGCTTTTACAAACACCAAGTCATGAAATACACTGCGATCCAAACACATGTCAG comes from the Tachysurus fulvidraco isolate hzauxx_2018 chromosome 17, HZAU_PFXX_2.0, whole genome shotgun sequence genome and includes:
- the shisa3 gene encoding protein shisa-3 homolog, with translation MARWVSCLFLGYLTWHLYVLDVRGEYCHGWLDNSGNYHEGFQCPEHLDTADAAVCCGSCALRYCCAATDARLDQGSCTNHRDNEYTEYTPQPIYMPFLMVGSIFVAFVVIGSLVAVYCCTCLRPKQPTQQPIRFSLRSYQGETIPMILTAGAAPTSLRTPSRQSSTATTSSSSAGGGSSLRRFSLSRSDGLGLQQPPQQLLLASASSISTPVSLAPAQTLLPPPPPPPYSSPQCLQGSGSFVHTHQHGHHQSLHTAQSSNLLLSQQYFFPLQPEPFGGSKGFADFSQS